The segment TTGACATAGACGAAGCCGAtagtaataactttataactCAACAGTAAACCCAAGAACAACCGTAATAGTTGTCATTGTATATACATGAGTTAGGTACCTTTACTTTTACAGGATGGTCCGAATCCATTGTAAATTTGTCctgttacaaatatttttttacgtaaatGACTTTCAAAAGGAACAGAAATCTTTAAgcttattatttaacaatgcTATCTAGTAATCTGGAGCCACACAAATTATGactaaatttgtttatagtCAAAGCACTTTGAAATCACTCAACTCGTCCCAATTTAGCCTCGATCATATCACTTGCGAACAGAATACGCGGGGTCGGGCGCGCAGGCAGGGCCGCAATGATAACAGTTACCGTCCTCCAATTATGCCAAAAGCTAAGTGTGTCAAAACTGATTGTTCCCTTTGTCTCCGGGCTGTGACTCCctctcataaaaatattaataactataatatataataataatacttaataactaaataaatgccCGTGAATAACTTTTAAGAGACAACTTCGTCACACAACATTTGTTAAAACCatagatgtattaaaaatcattaaataatttttaatacatctatGACTAAAACTCGTGATTTGGTAAAAGTATCCTTTATGACACCTTTTCGATAGCTTTTAATGAGGGTCAAACCTCGGGAGTCAACAGGAGTGCTAGCCATAActatgacatttttatatcactTTATTTCggtttccaaataaaatacaattttacccgcggataaaatctaaatgccacaatctaaataaaatctgaataaaaattaaatgctgGCAATTTCTAggaataaattgattattgcATTCATATCAGTTGGACGAGCTCTCAACGCTATCTGATAAGCGTCGAAAATTCCTTGAGTGCGATATCCGGGGGTCCATTGATGAATAGTTCACAAATAGTAGCTTCGCCCGGTCGCTCCCGTGGAATTTTTGGGataaataattagataattatatttcctaCCCGTTTTTTggacaaaaaatgtatattgcatattattattgtaaatatctcGGGTTTTCAGCAAAGTATCGCAATGAAACCTATATCCGTTATACAACTGTGAACCACACCACATCAAACTACAGCCGTCTGATTAGGTTTTGCGTGCGCTAATAAGTATACAGACAGAATAAATATgcagacaaaaattataaacaaattgttttggcttctattagtcccataaattctataataattattctttaatatttCCTGTAATTGGGCtttgtacagacatagcccacttacgaGTACAATACAGATTTATGCCAATAATATAAGTTAGTCGATTAGACTTCATGTTACAATGATCTTACCATCGATTTGTAGGTACTccacgaagtacttattaaatccatgggtcTTACACTTGCAATCCATCTTATTGAAAACCATAGATTTTTGTGTTCTTTATATCTGAGTCTCCTGGATTTAATGAGCACTacgtcggagtacctactaggCCATGCTGTGTCTATAATATGGAAttagcatggaattagtaagtacaaGTTATAcagtcaaaaatataaaaccttcGTCCTTCGCCGTTGAACTACATGCTGCGCATAGACATGTCAGCtgatgagaaaaaaatgtcaaattgaCAAGTGCGAGTCAGTGACTGCCGTCAAATGGAAACTGCCATGAGCGGACGGTACGATGTCCAGCCTTGACCCGGCGCGCCCGCAGCCATGCGTCAATGGTTGGCTACCAGAAGAATGACATAAACGCTCACACGAAACTGATCGCCGGCTGCGCGTCCGGCGTCCTCACGAGGTTCTGCACGCAACCCCTCGACATCATCAAGCTTCGGACTCAACTGCAGAAGACCAACCCCAAGAAGGCGTACAAGTCGCAATGGCTCCCAACCACCATGAGGATCTTGAAGGAAGAAGGCGTGTTCGGCTTCTGGGCTGGACACAACCTTGGACAggtcaaattttgaaatcatgAGATTAGATTTGgactttaaaataagaaaacccTGACAGGAAAAGAACATATTGTGACAGCGTggaaggttaggttaggttaggtttctTAGTTCCAAAATAACCTAAAGAAAGGGAGTGAGCGTTTAAACTTTACATAAgaaatgtttacataaaacatATCAACAAAAACATGAAACTGGTTTTCTGGCCTCTTGTGTAAAGGGCGCGATTCCCGTTGggtttggtcaaaaagtcaatggcgctttatcCTTACAAGTCCacctgccgcgtctgtctgtctgtaaggGTACACTCAAACTACacactaccggacggatttttgtacagttttcaccaatagtatGATTTCTGAAGAAGGTTTGAgtaggaaataaattatcatggttttatccgagcgaagtcCGAACGTACCGCTATTAAAATACTgtgcataaattaaaaagtaagtatttttttaaataatacgcGGGTAACTCCGACGTAAGAACTTATTGATGGGTTGATGTTACAGTTGCATTCAATCCTGTCGGTGAGCAGCCAGTTCTACGCGTTCGAGCTGGCAACCTCCTACGTCATGAGGACCTTCCACCCTAGCGCCACATATCAGTAACgccaaatttataattaactaccTTAACCCTTTTGCTCCAGtagtaaaaacaaagtaaaaagtaTCAGTCGCCCTGAGTCCCATGTTTGTATTCTACGATAACACTACGCGACAATCTGCTTTGGAAAGTCCTAGCTTTAACGTTGGAGTTAAATCGCATCTATTGGTTTTtgctaatgtttatttaaaggCGTTTGATAGCAGAAGAACGAATAGCACGTTTAAACCATAAATATATGATGACTCTATGCCTTAAGAATCAAAACGTGGGCTTGTAGGAACGTAGGTAAGGGCTATCCGtcaccatattttataatcacaaTTCCGTCAATAGGTCCATCATACAGCTAAACTTTCGAGTTTATCACACTTCTTTCACATTTCCTTGTCTACCCCGCATGGGATGCAGCGTTAATAATACCCTTTTTTTCTAATAGCATAACATACTCGTAGTACACAGTCATAAACTCTTTATttgaactaaaatataatctaaattggcctgaattctgaattgcttcgagaaaaggaaGGCACGGCCGTGCcgctttttttgctcgacAAATTGTAAACTTCGTTTGCCAATTtcacatttaataataaataacgaaaTCTTTGAGTTATGTATGTAGATACATACACCAATTATTGCGCACTCCTCTTTAAAAAGACTATTTCCATACAATCGCGTATGGATCAgaaacagtattttatttgtattccgtattcgtattaatatttaatttatataggtataaaaatattaggttttACACCCATAGAACGATAATACGCGGCACCGCATACCTACGTGAATTTCTGTAATTTCTTACTAGCAGACAACGCTAGCAGGCAAGGAAACTTTGCCTAATCATGttacttatatgaaaatatgtttacattCTCCAGGCCGTACGTCCTGTTCATGTGCGGCATTTTCGCTGGCTGCTGCAGCACCACGCTGGTGCTCCCCATCGAGGTGATCCGAGTCCGGCAGATGATCGTCAAGGAGCAATACCATGGCATATTAAACGGCGCGCGCATGGTCTACCGCTCGGGAGGCGTGTTCGCCTTTTACGAGGGCCTGAGCGCGTCACTCATGCAGGTAGCATCCGTGGGATCTGCATGGTTAATAAAGATATCTGCTACTTATCCAGACATTTGAATCTGGCTTAGTATTTAAGTATAGATTTAACAAATCGtgtgattttgtttataagtttGTTCCTAATTCAATCTCGGTATTTCAGTCTATATTACAACTCTCCTGGCGTCGTAATCATATCAATCCACAGATAGAAACGTCGTCAAGGTCGTACAAGCCAACTAAGGAGCACAGTCTTGGCAGCTGAttataggcaacaacagcattcctcAGGAGGGTTGACTTTTAAAAACGGCCGAATTTATTTCCTGTTCTTGGTGGCGTCACAACTTTGAATGGCATCTGAAAGAAAAACGCAAAGATGAGACAAGATCCACTGTCAAAAAAACGAACTCTATACTTCAAATTGACCTACggttaatatttgttttcttctaCTGATACCATGACTGTCTCGCTCGTACAGATGGGCCCGGCCGTGGGCATCTCCTTCGGCACGTTCAGCTACCTGCAGCCCCTCCTGCTGCACTTCTTCCACGAGAGGTACCTGGCCAACTGCGAGAACTGCGGTGACCACTCAGACTTCAACAAATATAGGTACGAGTGCtttgaatatgaaaattttatatgtctGTGGAGATTTTGTTACTCAACTTGGCTTCTACTGCACGTTTTAATTTGCAAACAAACCTGACATTGTTTTCATGTATTTCGAATTTTTCACGGAAATGAATCTACATGAAGCTGTTATTGCAAATGAATCATTCAATCTCTTATCAGATTCAGTAGGggagatagaaaaaaatatgtgtatgaGCGAGCAGTGCGATGAGTATAACTATGTAAAGGAATAAGCTAGATATGGAAATTAATTCGAAAAGGTTGAGATAAATAGTCTCAGGCTGCACTGTGCTACAAAGAATGGGCATACTTAGAAAACTACAAATTAGTGCTACCTTGCGACTTTTGAAATTAACcccttttaaaaatttatgttaaaaaaatttgatacttaatatgtacataaatatttttcaacatcctcaaacttttacataaaatagtacatagtatcaagtatataattaattgtaggCCGGAGCACATTCTGATGGCTAGCACGATGGCGGGGTCTGCGGCCGGCTTCCTCTCCAAGACTGCCACTTATCCCTTCGACCTGGCGAAGAGGAGGCTGCAGATTGCTGTCAGTACCACTCCAACATCTCACCGCCGTTTCTTGCTACCAAATGTAGTCTTGATGTAAATTTTTCAAGTTACAAGATTTTACTCTGCCTTGTGGTGGCGGTAATCATATAAATACTTTGTAAACGAGTCATCATTTCTTGTGCGTGGGTTTCCTGAATGAGTCTGAGACTTATTTGCCTTTTCAACACCGCACCAGTTGCGACAAAATACAAGACATTCCCGATATACTTCagcaatttcaatttcaacatAAGAGATATCCAGCCGTGCGTACGTGGAGCTTCCTCTATATTATATGTCTTGGTCACCCATTGACTTAGTTGCGCATAGCATCACGTAACGCTGTTCGCTTCCGCTGATCACAATTTTCCTAATGGCGGCTATTAGGTACTGTCAACTGCAATGTTGTGTAAAAGCattgattttaacattttgagTCATACTCTGAATTCTAAATGCCTGGCTATTCAAATACTACATACAgctttcattcattcaatggCTACACTATTGCGAGTAGTGTTGACTAGTTAGCAATATACTTTTCTTATGTTAATCGTCGAAATGCTGTCTTTATGTCTTATTAAACGTCTTTGTAAACCTGAGGCTTCGAATCGACAAGCTACTAAATATAAGCtaagtaatttattgtcaTAGCTGCTGTTGAGATACTCTTAACATCAGTTGgactgaaaatttaattttccctGCAAGTGAGCTCCCGATGACGCCTTCTCCTGCTTGAGTCGTAATAgcagaaaaacaataatttggaTCAGTAAGCATACGGGCATGAGTAAAGGTCCAGGCCAGGCCATTAAGTTCTGCAGCATTTTGCcaacaattttgatgaatggTAGTGGATTTGTGAGTGTCGCTAATTTTAAGTAGATAGGAGCTTTATGAAAccttgtttatattttagacaagtttcaaaatcattcatttgttGATTTCAGAGTCACCaacaaaatactaaatataaaattccaaCAACTGCCAGAAAATTGTTTAAGTGTAGGAATCTGAATCAATGTATCTACAAAACTGTTAAGGTAAGTCCGTCTTTGATTATCTATTTAACTAAGTACTTTTACTAAATATCAAGCTTTACTTTACCAAAGTCACCTCCAGAAAAATCCCCAAACGCATCTTGTCTTTCACATGTGAAAATTACTCTCGCCTGGCTCTGGCAGAAGGGACAATCCCAAACAAACCTGGTTGAGGTCGTCAAGGATGTATACGTGCCAAAGGTCTGGCAACGGCCACcgcgcgaagtggagacgaaaaggTAGGAAAGCCCGGTTTCTTtcaggaagaaaccgggataACGCGCACATGAAAGAAACAGGCGCAAAAATCTGTCAAGTTGCGTCTAAATTGTATCTTTAATCGTCGAACTAAAACTACTTCTCatataacaaacataatttaatgtagATAAGTAGATAATGACTATATGACACGCGAATCACTCGAGGAAACTCAGTTgtggtaaataataacatatacataacatataacatatactAAACGCAGatgataaaaagataaaagtgTTATAATGATCACAAGCGACCACCAAGCAGATGGATCAATAATGGCTTGCGGGTGGATCTGTATACGGGTGTGTGTCCAAAGACCTGCTAGTAGGTTCTCTGAAATTGTAATGATCATCGTTTCAGCAAGAAGGCATCTTGGGGCTGTACCGCGGCTGGGGCATCACCGTGATCAAGGCGCAGCTTACCAGCGTGATGGCGTTCACCACCTACGAGATCATGTGCTTCTTACTCCGGGAGATGGACTTGTAGCCTCCAGGGACTGTGCAAAAAGTTCATACCGACGcgatattgatgaaaatattatctaatcaattaaattattatttacatcatGTATCCAAGAAAACGcactagatttatttaaaaaaaagcaaaatgaaAAGTTGAAGACAAATTCATGTTTCATTTCGAGTGCAACTGCAGggttaatacatttttttttattattttgatacttattaagaattaaatgtatttatgaattaaataaattttagacatttatatttggtagaattaacttttttctgtttaacaaggcataacaaaaattatagcGTAATGAGCTACAGACAAATTATAGATGGAAGCATTTCTGAATAACAAATGCTTAcgtctatacatataaattaggATACATAAATTAGCTTTAGTGATATAGGgacatttgtttttcttttacaaacataatatacctacacacacatatacacaaaaaattacatcctATTGTTAATTGAATTAGGATTAGTAGTAGTACTActgactttataatattagctgatgcacgcggcttcgcctgcgagATCTTATTACAACTAACTATTGAATGGCTACGTCTACTTATTTCGTTGTCGGGGCTCCGTTACGagatgttataaaacatttgttgACATTTTTCTAAAACACATTCTTCACAGGAATGTCCAAGACACCAAGTGTTACCTATTACAACATTTGGTAACATGCTGTATGGGAGCACCATTACAAAAACCGAAActacattattttagttatctTAACGCGTTTCTTgttctttgttttttactgTATAAATGCTTTTCCGACTGTACTATTGAGCCGGCGCTCGTCTGTCAGTGGGTCGTAGCGATGAGCCCACGGGTCAAAACAAGCTCAGTTTTACGGCCAACGGcttaataattatagtacGTATCAGTTAtttatccatacttccatactaatattataaagagaaaagatttgtatttttgttttgcaaaCTATGTGGCGGAAACTATTCCTATTCTTGGGGAAACCaccaaaatttcaaataattctGTAAATTTTTGCTGCTCTCCCATACTGTTAAGCTGATCAGCTGATCGGACTCTCGGAATGtctaaattgaaatgtttcatTGTCGATATATTTTCCAAGTTATTGTATTCTATGTACAACATTGTGCAGTGTCAAAAAAAGTCCCATAATGGATGGATGTTAGATAACTTGGCATTGCTGTGAATGTGATTACCATAAAAAGGTGGTGAGGCCATCCTTGTCAAGAATCGTCGCTGACTGGGCACGAGGATAGCTATCATGTTTAGCAAGCAGCGCATGCGCGAATAGGTATCTCAGTATCTTGCCCACGCGTCGCTGTCGTCGCCGGCGCATCACAATGCGGTGAAACCCATGACATCATGACGTCAGCCGAACATTCTTGGTGCAATACtagctaaaaaaatagttttttatcttGAGGAGTTCGATGGCGCAGTGATTACCTGTGATAGTGGCGTAAATTACTCTCACAATGATCGGTCATTGAATGGACGCccaaaaatttattacttttagctcctccgtgcttcaGAAGACACGCTAAGCCGTTAAGCCATGACACGTTAACGGAGATTAGGTACCtgactcaaacatacaaacccacaaacgcttacatctttatacctaataatagtatagatgagtTATTTGCAATGCGAAAGAGAATATGAGATGTGGGTCATGTAATGTACGGTTTACGAATTAGCGGAAcagaagaaaacaaatttataaaaagactacaaacagcatttatttttctttggttCTTACAACTATTATGTACATGTGTGGGATGGATGATTGTGGTAACGCGGTGATGGCGGTGAGAAGCCTCGATGATTGTAAAATTATCCTGTGGAAACcaaatttatatgttatttaacaaaataaacaattcgaCAGATAATAAACTCCATTTGTTTCTGTTCTTACCGTCTCTCGGTTGGTCGGTcaatataggtaagtatttgaaatgtatgtttgttgggcaaagttgaaattttaaatgacaaGTAAATAAACCATTCGGTGGAACCAGTACACTCTAACTCTTATCTCAATAGTATATCTTAGACTCGAATCAACAAAGGTATCCTCACCTTAAACTAAATATCACTTGAGGTAGCAATCAGTTCCAGCCGTGCGACAGCGACTCGCCCTCCCAGCCGTGGTGCTCGACGTGTTCCTCGTGATGGTGCACCGGCACGTAGACCTTCTTCTCCACGATCTCCTTCTTCACCACCGGCACCGGCACGTGCTTCACCACCGGCACCGGCACGTGCTTCACGATCGGCACCTCCTTCACCACCTGCACCTCCTTCACGACGGGCACGTGCACTGGGTACGGCACCTTGGAGACGTGGTGGTGGTGGATCGTGTGCACTTTGTACGGGACGTGGATGGTCACGTGCTTACTGGAACAggaagtttgtttatttggatttaaatgataataaataataacaagatCTAAAGAGactaataatagtaataaataataggacAGTTTTGTAAACCCAATTTTTTGGTGATGCTGAGTGAGATGCTGATTCGACTAAAACTACTAAGACGCAAATGTTTCCGTAAAGGGTTCACACATAGacaacattaatatatatttattttatctatgggttCACATATTagtgtaagtaggtacttaacctactaattccatggtactggtaatgtcaaatatataaaaagtaaatgataTCGATATGGAACAGATTATGTGAttacgatttttttacataataccATCAGAGAATATCATCACATCAAAAGCTATGCATATTGATCCAAACAATACATAATTACGGCATATTCAtctaaacaatacaaaaataaagtttcagTGGTTAATCACGAAGTTATGAATGgaaaattacattgaaatcATATTGTACATCAACCTACTTGACATAAGGCTGGGAATATTTGGAGTTACTCTAGTCACGGTGTATAATCATCGAGCACTGCTCCACCAGCGCTGCTAAGCTATGAAGCCGTTCTGAAGCTATgacttgtaagaaaaattGGCTGCGatagtttttctttaataagtattaataatttctCTTCTAGTTTTCTAGAGAACCTGCAGGAGTTGTGagtatgattttcatacaaatatgtGATTGGTTAAAATAGCTCTATATTCCATCTTCTTCTTCGAGTTCCTGTGAActatatcatatataatatattatatatcttacAATCAATCCCGTATGTTAAATATCCCGGAagctagttttattatactgaGCCGAAAATTTAATCAAGACGGACAGAAAACGATCGATCAGATGATGAAAGGTATTAAACACAACCTCAATAAAGTAGCTTAGCTTAGCTTAGGTCGATTGGAGCGAC is part of the Plodia interpunctella isolate USDA-ARS_2022_Savannah chromosome Z, ilPloInte3.2, whole genome shotgun sequence genome and harbors:
- the LOC128683283 gene encoding mitochondrial thiamine pyrophosphate carrier-like isoform X2; amino-acid sequence: MVGYQKNDINAHTKLIAGCASGVLTRFCTQPLDIIKLRTQLQKTNPKKAYKSQWLPTTMRILKEEGVFGFWAGHNLGQLHSILSVSSQFYAFELATSYVMRTFHPSATYQPYVLFMCGIFAGCCSTTLVLPIEVIRVRQMIVKEQYHGILNGARMVYRSGGVFAFYEGLSASLMQMGPAVGISFGTFSYLQPLLLHFFHERYLANCENCGDHSDFNKYRPEHILMASTMAGSAAGFLSKTATYPFDLAKRRLQIASHQQNTKYKIPTTARKLFKCRNLNQCIYKTVKKASWGCTAAGASP
- the LOC128683283 gene encoding mitochondrial thiamine pyrophosphate carrier-like isoform X3 — its product is MVGYQKNDINAHTKLIAGCASGVLTRFCTQPLDIIKLRTQLQKTNPKKAYKSQWLPTTMRILKEEGVFGFWAGHNLGQLHSILSVSSQFYAFELATSYVMRTFHPSATYQPYVLFMCGIFAGCCSTTLVLPIEVIRVRQMIVKEQYHGILNGARMVYRSGGVFAFYEGLSASLMQMGPAVGISFGTFSYLQPLLLHFFHERYLANCENCGDHSDFNKYRPEHILMASTMAGSAAGFLSKTATYPFDLAKRRLQIAVSTTPTSHRRFLLPNVVLIVTNKILNIKFQQLPENCLSVGI
- the LOC128683283 gene encoding mitochondrial thiamine pyrophosphate carrier-like isoform X1; the encoded protein is MVGYQKNDINAHTKLIAGCASGVLTRFCTQPLDIIKLRTQLQKTNPKKAYKSQWLPTTMRILKEEGVFGFWAGHNLGQLHSILSVSSQFYAFELATSYVMRTFHPSATYQPYVLFMCGIFAGCCSTTLVLPIEVIRVRQMIVKEQYHGILNGARMVYRSGGVFAFYEGLSASLMQMGPAVGISFGTFSYLQPLLLHFFHERYLANCENCGDHSDFNKYRPEHILMASTMAGSAAGFLSKTATYPFDLAKRRLQIASHQQNTKYKIPTTARKLFKCRNLNQCIYKTVKQEGILGLYRGWGITVIKAQLTSVMAFTTYEIMCFLLREMDL
- the LOC128683185 gene encoding mantle protein; translated protein: MYAKLALVAALVAVVISSPVPGGHGHHKHVTIHVPYKVHTIHHHHVSKVPYPVHVPVVKEVQVVKEVPIVKHVPVPVVKHVPVPVVKKEIVEKKVYVPVHHHEEHVEHHGWEGESLSHGWN